DNA from Campylobacter sp. RM5004:
TATTGCCAAGATTGCAGGGACATAAAAATGATTTATTTTCCAATAATTTGCATTAAAATCAGCAGCGGCTATTCCTAATACAGGAGATAAAACTAAAATAGATTTAGAAATTATAGGAGCTACTAAGCCTCCGCCTATATTATGGCTTATGTTCCATATAGCAGTATAAATTCCACGCTCTTTTTTTGGATACCAATTAGCTAAAGTGATAAAGCTTGGGCCAACTCCCATTCCTTGAAATACTCCAAGAGCAATTACTGCTGCAACATAAGCATAAAGAGCATTGCAAAAACCTAATATTACATTGATTAAAGCACATAAAATAAGACCTAATGCCATATATCTTTTAGGGTCAGCCTTATCACTTAAAGCACTCATAACGCCTTTGCTAATCCCGTATGCTATAAGCATCGAGCCTGTTATAAGTCCTATTTCTGTATTGCTAACTGCTAAATCGTTTTTGATTAATGGGGTTGATAAGGTGATATTGTTTCTTACTAAATAATATCCCATATAACCAACAAAAACACCACTTAAAGAAAGTTTTCTATATTTATAGTAGGTGCTTAACAACTCTTCATCTTTGATTTTTCTATCTTTTTTGACAGGTTTTAAAAAAGATAACATAGTAAATCCTTTTAATAAAATTTTAATAATTTTATTTCAAGTTTTTTTAAAGAAAAATAAAATTTATAGATTTACCTTTAAAAAAATTTTTTATTAATATTGGGTTGTTTTTATGTTGTTTTAGACACAAGAATTTAAAATAGGAATTTGGTTTGTATATTTTATAAGCAAGATTAAGAAAGTTTTAAAACTTTCTTAGCAGCTTTCACACCTTCTTGCCATAATTTATGCCTTTTTAATACATATTTAGCATCAACTTTTCCACCAAACATAGCACCTAAAAGCGCTCTATTAGCCTTAAAAACAAAAGCAAATAAATGTATAAATATCCAAAAAATTATCAAAAACATTCCTATATTGTGTAGTAATGCTATCAAAAATAAAGAGTTTTCGCTAATCAAAACCCCTGCTAAATTTTTATAAGTTTTAATAAGCCCTGTGATTATTATAATAGCCATAATAATTACAAGTCCTAAATATGCAAGGCGTTGCTCTGGTAGATATTTTTCGCAAGGTTCTTCTTCTTTATTAAAAATTATTGCATAGATTAATTTTATGCTTTTTTTAATATCGCCTTTTTTTGGAAGCATTGAAAAATCTTTGCGTAAAATATAAAAAGTAATATGCAAAAACACAAAAAACATCAAGCTAATGCTAAAAATATAATGAACCATCAAGCTAATATAATAATCCGTGCTCCATGACATTAAAGGTAGCTTGTAAATCATATATCTTTTTGCGACAGGCATTTGCAAAATACCACTAAAAATCAATGCAAAAACACTAATCATTATTCCTAAATGTGTTATTTGATTAAATATACTTTGTCTTTTAATTTTCATTTTTCTTCCTTAGTAAAACACCTGCTAAAACCCCTGCAATAGGGCTTAATAAAACACTTTTAATTATTTTGTCATTACTGGTTATTTTGTTATTTACATCTACTTTCATATGTGCTATTCCTTGAGTGTTGTTTGCGTGTTTTTTGCTTATTGCTTCTTGAATTTTTTCAAACGAAATCGGCGATACATAAAAAGTAGCAGTTCCTCCGTTTTGTTTATCTCCATAAATATATGTGCCATTATCTTTAGCTAATTCTTTGTATTCTTGTGCTTTTTTTAAGGCTAGTAATTTTATTTCTTCTTTATTTGCATATATCATTGCGTTTTTAGGACAAGCACTCACACAAGCAGGGGTGCTAATATCAGCACATAAATCGCATTTATACATAACCCCACCACCTGCTAATTTGGGCGCTATTTTAAGATAAGCTCCAACTCCTGCTTGTCTTTGTGGTATGTGCCAAGGGCAAACATCTTTGCATTTTGCTCCACCAAAACAAACATTAGGGTTAATTTTAACAGCTGAATTATCTTTGCTAATTGCTCCAAACGGACATATTTTAAGGCAAGTTGGCTCATCACAATGCATGCAATGTCTTGGGATATTTATGTTTTTATTATCTATGTTTAATTTTTCAACATAGATGAAATTATAAGGATTTAGTCTATTTATCTCATCTTTTTTGTCTTGATAATCTTCATAAAATTTTTGTGGATAATAGTTTGGTATATTGCTTATTGGTTTAGGAAAGACATCTTTATTTTTTGTCTTACAAGCGCTTACGCATAAAGGTGTTTTAAAATCAGCACAACCATCGCAAAGGCTTAAATCAATTAGTTTTGCCTTTTTTTCTTGATTTGTATTTGCAAAAACCTTGCTTACACTAGCAATTCCTGCTATTTTTAAAAAATTTCTTCTATCTAAACTCATAATATTCCTTGTTTTTGATAAAGTATAAATATTTTTAAAAATTATGTATGTGATAAAGTTACAATGAAGAAAGTTGAAAATTTTTTAAATTCTATATTTACAAACGATGAGCTAATTAAAAAGTGTTTAGAAAAAGGCTTGTTTAAGACCTATAAAAAGGGCGATGATTTATGGCAATGCCAAGGGCTTATATTTATTATTGATGGAAG
Protein-coding regions in this window:
- a CDS encoding cytochrome b/b6 domain-containing protein, whose translation is MKIKRQSIFNQITHLGIMISVFALIFSGILQMPVAKRYMIYKLPLMSWSTDYYISLMVHYIFSISLMFFVFLHITFYILRKDFSMLPKKGDIKKSIKLIYAIIFNKEEEPCEKYLPEQRLAYLGLVIIMAIIIITGLIKTYKNLAGVLISENSLFLIALLHNIGMFLIIFWIFIHLFAFVFKANRALLGAMFGGKVDAKYVLKRHKLWQEGVKAAKKVLKLS
- a CDS encoding 4Fe-4S dicluster domain-containing protein — encoded protein: MSLDRRNFLKIAGIASVSKVFANTNQEKKAKLIDLSLCDGCADFKTPLCVSACKTKNKDVFPKPISNIPNYYPQKFYEDYQDKKDEINRLNPYNFIYVEKLNIDNKNINIPRHCMHCDEPTCLKICPFGAISKDNSAVKINPNVCFGGAKCKDVCPWHIPQRQAGVGAYLKIAPKLAGGGVMYKCDLCADISTPACVSACPKNAMIYANKEEIKLLALKKAQEYKELAKDNGTYIYGDKQNGGTATFYVSPISFEKIQEAISKKHANNTQGIAHMKVDVNNKITSNDKIIKSVLLSPIAGVLAGVLLRKKNEN